A genomic stretch from Hemibagrus wyckioides isolate EC202008001 linkage group LG18, SWU_Hwy_1.0, whole genome shotgun sequence includes:
- the myorg gene encoding myogenesis-regulating glycosidase encodes MYQVVPGGAGGTITEGVPLKKINKESRPLVGAGVLGLVLVIAAVTAWCYYIASLRKADHLKTELLDLNKDGFLIRNQAGGIVFKMAFRSGTLDLDSCSKEDVILRCSRSYAGKVNFFIMTVKPKETVMCYRVRWEELESDRPVMHAMSYNGSHWYGGSESAIQNWPIAISGQQAPKPFVTSDVYSNRNDFGGILERYWLSSNATAIKINDSVPFHLGWNDTEKSLYFEARYQDSPYKPLPGMPPYAELSYRVCVGPDVTSIHKVMVRRYFPKPNKVPLEAMFRYPIWSTWALHKTDINQEKLLTYAENIRKHGFNCSQIELDDRYTSRYGEFEFDPEKFPNASGMFQKLKADGFLVSLWTHPFVNYESSNFGLCVQKGLFVMEPTGQLPALVRWWNGIGGILDFTNPDARNWFTSHLRALRSKYGVSSFKLDAGETNFLPWRFRTHVHLPDPSTFTRRYTEMALPFNERAELRAGYGSQNISCFFRLNDRDSVWGYELGLKSIIPTVLTISILGYQFILPDMIGGNAYANRTYGNGKLPDRELYIRWLELSAFMPAMQFSIPPWEYDDEVVAIARRFTALHETLVAPRVLELAGEVLNTGDPIIRPLWWIATGDETAYGVDSQFLIGDDLMVAPVLEPGKQERDIYLPAGHWRSYKGERYDNKEPMHLTDYAVDLDEIAYFLWVQ; translated from the exons ATGTACCAAGTAGTACCTGGTGGAGCTGGGGGTACTATCACGGAAGGGGTGccccttaaaaaaataaataaggagaGTCGTCCACTAGTGGGTGCTGGAGTTCTGGGTCTGGTCCTGGTTATCGCTGCTGTAACAGCGTGGTGTTACTATATCGCCTCCCTCCGTAAAGCTGATCACTTAAAGACAGAGTTATTGGACCTTAATAAGGATGGCTTTCTCATCCGCAACCAGGCTGGGGGGATTGTGTTCAAGATGGCTTTCAG ATCTGGAACCCTTGATTTGGACTCCTGTTCTAAGGAGGATGTGATTCTGCGCTGCTCACGCTCTTATGCTGGCAAAGTGAATTTCTTCATAATGACTGTGAAGCCCAAAGAGACTGTAATGTGCTACCGTGTGCGGTGGGAGGAGCTGGAGTCTGACCGACCCGTAATGCACGCCATGTCTTACAATGGCTCTCACTGGTACGGTGGTTCCGAATCTGCTATCCAGAACTGGCCCATTGCCATCTCGGGTCAGCAAGCACCAAAGCCCTTTGTCACCAGCGACGTTTATTCAAACCGCAATGACTTTGGTGGCATTTTGGAACGATATTGGCTCTCATCTAATGCCACTGCTATTAAGATCAACGACTCTGTGCCCTTTCACTTGGGCTGGAATGACACTGAGAAGTCACTGTATTTTGAAGCACGATATCAGGACAGCCCATATAAACCTCTTCCTGGGATGCCACCATATGCTGAGCTCAGCTACCGCGTCTGTGTGGGCCCCGATGTGACCTCCATCCACAAGGTCATGGTCCGCAGGTACTTCCCCAAACCCAACAAGGTACCCTTAGAAGCGATGTTCCGATATCCAATATGGTCCACCTGGGCTTTGCACAAAACTGACATTAATCAGGAGAAACTTTTGACCTATGCTGAAAACATACGTAAACATGGCTTTAACTGTAGTCAGATAGAATTGGATGACCGGTACACCAGCCGCTATGGTGAGTTTGAATTTGATCCTGAAAAGTTCCCCAACGCGTCAGGCATGTTCCAAAAGTTAAAAGCTGACGGCTTTCTGGTGTCATTATGGACACATCCCTTTGTGAACTACGAATCATCTAACTTTGGCCTGTGCGTCCAGAAAGGTCTTTTCGTGATGGAGCCCACCGGGCAACTTCCTGCATTGGTGCGATGGTGGAACGGCATTGGAGGCATTCTGGACTTTACCAACCCAGACGCTCGAAATTGGTTCACCTCCCATCTGCGAGCATTGCGCTCCAAATATGGTGTGTCATCCTTCAAGTTGGATGCTGGTGAAACAAACTTCCTACCCTGGCGGTTCCGGACACACGTCCATCTTCCAGATCCTAGCACGTTCACGCGCCGGTACACAGAAATGGCCCTGCCATTCAACGAACGGGCGGAGCTGCGAGCGGGCTACGGCTCACAGAACATCTCCTGCTTTTTCCGCCTCAACGATCGTGATTCGGTTTGGGGCTACGAGCTTGGACTCAAGTCCATCATCCCTACTGTCCTCACCATCAGCATCCTCGGCTACCAGTTTATCCTGCCTGACATGATCGGGGGCAACGCATACGCCAACCGAACCTATGGGAATGGTAAACTCCCTGACCGCGAGCTGTACATACGTTGGCTGGAGCTTTCTGCCTTCATGCCTGCCATGCAGTTCTCCATCCCACCATGGGAGTACGACGACGAGGTGGTAGCCATCGCCCGGCGCTTCACAGCACTCCATGAGACATTGGTTGCCCCCAGAGTTCTGGAGCTAGCAGGGGAGGTGCTAAACACCGGTGACCCCATCATCCGTCCTTTGTGGTGGATAGCCACCGGTGATGAGACGGCTTACGGGGTAGACTCGCAGTTTCTCATAGGAGATGACCTGATGGTGGCACCAGTGCTGGAACCTGGCAAGCAGGAACGGGATATCTACCTCCCGGCTGGCCACTGGAGGAGCTACAAGGGCGAGCGTTATGATAATAAAGAACCTATGCATCTCACAGATTATGCTGTGGATCTTGATGAGATTGCATATTTTCTTTGGGTTCAGTGA